In Candidatus Bathyarchaeia archaeon, a genomic segment contains:
- a CDS encoding DUF362 domain-containing protein has protein sequence MKPIVSACRCEDWDFKAALKELIKPLGGVERFVEKGERVLIKPNVNIATKKPGVNTNPRVVEALINLLNKVGAGEVAIGEGSGVESITSESLKEAGYKEVASSTGATLINFDEEAKVIVPIPDGRVLKNLEVPKPLLEYDALVNVPVLKTNICTIITASVKNLLGVASRKYKVKAHLAGLSEALADIHKVVRPRLNVLDATVC, from the coding sequence TTGAAGCCCATCGTATCTGCCTGTCGATGCGAAGACTGGGATTTCAAAGCTGCTTTGAAGGAGCTTATTAAGCCGCTTGGAGGCGTTGAACGGTTCGTTGAGAAGGGCGAACGTGTACTCATCAAACCTAACGTAAACATCGCCACGAAAAAGCCCGGTGTGAACACGAACCCAAGGGTTGTTGAAGCCCTAATCAACTTGTTGAATAAAGTGGGCGCCGGAGAAGTGGCCATCGGAGAAGGGTCGGGGGTGGAGTCGATCACCAGCGAATCCCTCAAAGAAGCCGGTTACAAGGAGGTGGCGTCTTCCACAGGCGCCACCCTCATCAACTTCGACGAAGAGGCTAAGGTGATTGTTCCCATACCCGACGGTAGGGTGTTGAAGAATTTAGAGGTTCCTAAACCATTGTTAGAGTATGATGCGTTGGTCAACGTTCCTGTGTTGAAAACGAACATTTGCACGATCATCACGGCTTCGGTGAAGAATCTGTTGGGAGTCGCCTCCCGGAAGTATAAGGTGAAAGCCCATCTAGCCGGGTTAAGCGAGGCCCTAGCCGACATACATAAGGTTGTGAGACCTAGGCTGAATGTTTTAGACGCTACAGTCTGCAT
- a CDS encoding AAA family ATPase, producing the protein MKRIFKVNGCRPQKERVYLFLDEAQKAKNWVADVKLIYDNLRNIKILASGSASLNILLEANRSLAGRAIYYELKPLSFGEFLHLKGIRIDNRRFLLYRDLLEKEFNKFLIRPFPELIQEQEVNFIKRYIRSSVIEPILLKDIPKEFKEVDILLLEKLVNIFLTDPGQYLLDELAKEFRRAKLTLYKAIFYLEFSLLIRKILNYRPSIRAASRKLARIYPYHPCLTLPFGVPEERFAENLVLFELNAGHYWRDGGKEIDFLMDLTPIEVKLKRKIEKENLRWIKFFLKKYNAKKALCYNKKC; encoded by the coding sequence ATTAAAAGAATATTCAAGGTTAACGGATGTAGACCACAAAAAGAAAGAGTCTACTTGTTTTTGGACGAGGCTCAAAAAGCTAAAAACTGGGTTGCCGACGTAAAGCTAATCTATGATAATCTGCGCAACATAAAAATCCTAGCCTCCGGCTCAGCCTCACTTAACATACTCTTGGAGGCTAATAGAAGCCTAGCCGGAAGGGCCATATATTACGAGCTGAAGCCTTTAAGCTTTGGAGAATTTTTACATCTAAAGGGAATACGCATCGATAATAGGAGGTTTCTACTTTACAGAGATCTTTTAGAAAAGGAATTTAATAAATTTTTGATAAGACCCTTTCCAGAGCTAATTCAAGAGCAAGAAGTCAATTTCATTAAACGCTACATTCGAAGCTCTGTTATCGAGCCAATTCTTTTAAAGGATATTCCAAAGGAGTTTAAAGAGGTGGACATTCTTCTACTTGAAAAACTTGTTAACATATTTTTAACAGATCCAGGGCAATACTTGCTGGACGAGCTTGCAAAAGAGTTTAGGCGAGCCAAGCTAACATTATACAAGGCCATTTTTTACCTCGAATTTTCGCTACTAATTAGGAAAATACTGAATTACAGGCCATCGATCAGAGCCGCCTCAAGAAAGCTGGCAAGAATATACCCTTATCATCCCTGCTTGACGCTACCTTTCGGCGTGCCTGAAGAGCGTTTCGCAGAAAACTTGGTACTGTTCGAGCTGAACGCTGGACATTACTGGCGAGATGGGGGAAAAGAAATTGACTTCTTGATGGATTTAACTCCAATAGAGGTGAAGCTTAAGAGAAAAATTGAAAAAGAGAATCTACGCTGGATCAAGTTCTTCCTTAAAAAGTATAATGCTAAAAAGGCCCTATGTTATAACAAAAAATGTTGA
- a CDS encoding TIGR04076 family protein, whose translation MEKVEFPHKVYRLIARVKSVYGLSKGEKCEKGPCEVYRPGDEIILDKFEIRGKICYAALASMMYKVWAMRLGFDPPWAPKPGLSLHICPDAARPVIFEIIRVEE comes from the coding sequence ATGGAGAAGGTTGAATTCCCTCATAAAGTGTATAGGCTCATAGCGCGAGTGAAGTCGGTTTACGGGTTGAGTAAAGGGGAGAAATGTGAGAAAGGCCCCTGTGAAGTGTACAGGCCTGGCGACGAAATCATCCTAGACAAGTTTGAAATCCGTGGGAAAATATGCTATGCCGCTTTGGCTTCGATGATGTACAAGGTGTGGGCCATGCGGTTAGGGTTCGACCCACCCTGGGCCCCAAAGCCGGGCTTATCCCTCCACATCTGCCCAGACGCCGCAAGGCCTGTTATCTTCGAAATCATAAGGGTTGAAGAATAA